TGCCACACCGGCAGCAGGAGGCCGGTCGCGACATTGACGATTTCGGTATCGACCTGAGCCTCGGCTTCCGCCGTCTCGACTTCCCACCGTGCCTGGAAAGCGTCGCGATCGATTTCCTTCCAGAGGCTCGCCCACATCGCAATCTCCTGCATGCGGGTGGCGCCAGTCGGCCGCACGAGCTGGCACATCGGTACAATCCGTCCTTCCTCGTCGGTGATCGACCAGGACGGCACCTTGAGCGCGATCCGCTTCGAGCGGCTATTGTACAGGTAGGAGATCTCGCGCGTCCCCTCCCAGATCTGCATCAGGCGCTTCCAACTGGTGACACGGGGCTTGAGATGGAGCTCCAGTCGCAGCAGCCGGGTTTCGGCGCCCGTCACCGGATCAGCGCGAAGCGTTCGCTCCGACAAGGCGATCACCGTCTCGGCCCGGATGGTCTCGACGCCGACATCAAGTGTGCCGGCCTCTCTCGCTGCGTCCACGCGAGCCTGGATGAGGCCCATATACTCGTCGAAGATCGCGTTCTGGGTGGCGATACGAAGCGCCAGGATTCGGTTGAGCCAGCGCTGGATCGGCGGGAGCTTGTCGAGCAGCACGCCATTGTCGTCGGTCAGCTTGAGCCCGGTCATGCCAACGAAGGCGTCTAGCTTCACGCTGGCGAGCTTGCCGCCGTGGAGCAGGTGATACCACTGCGTCAGGGCCTCTCGCGCATAATCGCTTTCGAGGTTGTCGGCGGGATTGAAGAGGTTCTGCCCACCCGTCTGGCGCTGTCCCCGGGTAAGCGCGCCGAGACTGTCGAGGCGGCGCGCGATGGTCGAGATGAACCGGCGCTCGCCTTTGCAATCGGTCGTGACCGGTCGAAAGACGGGCGGCACGCTCTGGTTGGTACGGTGGGTGCGCCCCAGGCCCTGGATCGCGACGTCGGCGCGCCAGCCCGGTTCGAGCAGGAAGTGGATGCGCCGCTTGGCCGCGGTGCCCGAGTTCAGGTCGGCATGGTAGGAACGCCCCGTGCCGCCGGCGTCGCTGAAGACCAGGATTGGCTTTCGCCCGTCCATGAACGCCTGGGTCTCGCTAAGATTGGCACGACCGCCGCGACGTTCGAGCTTCTGGTTGCCATCGGCGCCGATGACGATGCGGCGCGAGCGGCCGGTCACTTCTGCAACCTGGTCGGTGCCGAAATGCGCAAGTAGCGCGTCGAGCGCGGCCGGGACCGGCGGCATCGCACATAGGTCCTCGATCAGCGCATCGCGCGCTGCGATCGCTTCCTGGCATTGAACGAGCTGGCCGTCTGCATCGCGCATCGGCTCGGAGCGAAGCGAGCCGTCCGAGCTTGCGAACACCTGCATCTGCTGGGTCGGGAACGCCGTCTTGATATAGTCGATCATCGTCGCGCGCGGCGACAGCTCGAGATCGAGATTCGCGCGTTCTTCGGCCGAGAGTTCGGCCAGCCGGCGGTCGAGAATGGCTTCGGCGGTGCTGACGAGCTGGACGACGGCGACATTGCCACCGGCGATTTCGGTTTCGATCGCCTCGAATACGCTCGGCATCTTCATCGAGATGAGCAGCGCGGACCAGAAGCGCTGCTTGGAGCTTTCGAACCGGCTGAGCGCGGAGCCCTTGGCCATCGCGTTGAGCGTCTGGCCCGAGGCGCGATCGACGATATTAGCGGCCTTGAGCGCCGCATCGAGATTGCGATGGATTATGGCCCAGGCATCGGCATAGGCGTCGTATATCTCGATCTGACCAGGCGTGAGCTTGTGTTCGAGCGGATCATATTCGACGCCCGCGAAGCTGAGCGCGCGCGCCGTATAGAGGCCCATCGCCTTGGTATCGCGCGCGACGATCTCCATCGCCGCGATCCCGCCTTCTTCCATCGCGCCGAGAAAGGCGTCGCGGTCGCGAAAGGCGGTGCCCAGCCCCCACAAACCCAGACGCGCGGCGTAGCTCAGATTCTCCGGTTTGGTGGCGCCGGTGGCCGACACATAGATGACGCGGGCACGAGGCAGCGCGATCTGCAGGCGGACGCCGGCAAGCCCCTGCTCCGACCCTTTGGCCGCGCCATAGTCGGTCTCGGTGCCGGCAGCGTTGCCGAGCGCATGGGACTCGTCGAGCAGGATGACGCCCTCGAAATCGGGGCCAGCCCAGTCGAGGATTTGCTGGAGGCGAGAGGCGCGGTCGTGACGCTGCGACCGGAGCGTTGCATAGGTCAGGAACAGGATGCCGCTGTCCATCGCGATCGCGTCGCCCAGCGGGAACGCATCGAGCGGCTGGACGTCGATCGGAAGACCGCCGAGCGCGCTCCAGTCGCGGCGGGCATCTTCGAGAAGTGCTGCGCTGCGCGAGATCCAGATGGCGCGGCGGCGACCGCGATTCCAGTTGTCGAGGATGATGCCGGCGCCTTCCCGGCCTTTCCCGACCCCGGTGCCGTCGGCGATGAAGTAGCCGGTGCGATAGGTCGCACCCTCGGGATCGGGTTGAAGCTGGTCGCCAGCCTGGTTGGGCGAAAAGGTGCCCGGTAGATCACGTTCGCACGCTTCGCCTGCATGAATGATCGTCTCGAGCTGCGCGTCGGACAGGGCCGCGAAGGCATGCGCCTGCAGCAGGGGCTGGTAGTCCGGCGCCGGCGGCAGCACGGAGGCCATGGCGAGCGATTCGACGAGCTGGTCGGGATGCGGGCGCGCGCCCTCGATTGCGATGCGAGCCGGACGCCAGGGTGCGTAATGGCCGACAGGATCGCCCGATGCGCGCGGCGTATCACGGACGGCGTAGACCAGCGGCTTGGGGCGCGTGTCCGCTGCAACCCGCACAGGCGCCGCCAGGGTGCGCCGGGCAAGCCCTCCGAACAGCGATGCAGGCGACGGCGAGATCGAGCGCCTTGGCCGCAACGGCACAATGGCCGGCGACGGCGGTCCCGCATCCGGAGGCGAGAGGCGCTGTGGGAGCATGGCGACGATGCCGGCCGCTTCGTCGATCGTAGCGGCGGTGTGGCGCTCGGTCTGGCCGGCCCAGCCCTTGTCGAAGACGAGAA
This genomic window from Sphingomonas abietis contains:
- a CDS encoding strawberry notch-like NTP hydrolase domain-containing protein; its protein translation is MSLPLLAAVVPPANGKATKLLGVATCLASRLDRGATIRRQDLTRAMEEAFGVTDATGAWTLRDAYDALEAAQVLMLRRAPMAGGLDLSGEDAFATLKWLEGTLPTQTFRSEHQVAFQQFSTPIALAWLVGQAARMSSDDTVLEPSAGTGMLAVHAVRAGASLLLNERDPDRATLLAQLLDVMVSDHDGEFIHDLLPTGVVPNVVLINPPFSHSEGRGRDRFAGARHLRAALVRLAPGGRCVAIMPPNFASDGTAASGYAMVAETVPPRVEITILGNPYAKHGTSIAVRLLVFDKGWAGQTERHTAATIDEAAGIVAMLPQRLSPPDAGPPSPAIVPLRPRRSISPSPASLFGGLARRTLAAPVRVAADTRPKPLVYAVRDTPRASGDPVGHYAPWRPARIAIEGARPHPDQLVESLAMASVLPPAPDYQPLLQAHAFAALSDAQLETIIHAGEACERDLPGTFSPNQAGDQLQPDPEGATYRTGYFIADGTGVGKGREGAGIILDNWNRGRRRAIWISRSAALLEDARRDWSALGGLPIDVQPLDAFPLGDAIAMDSGILFLTYATLRSQRHDRASRLQQILDWAGPDFEGVILLDESHALGNAAGTETDYGAAKGSEQGLAGVRLQIALPRARVIYVSATGATKPENLSYAARLGLWGLGTAFRDRDAFLGAMEEGGIAAMEIVARDTKAMGLYTARALSFAGVEYDPLEHKLTPGQIEIYDAYADAWAIIHRNLDAALKAANIVDRASGQTLNAMAKGSALSRFESSKQRFWSALLISMKMPSVFEAIETEIAGGNVAVVQLVSTAEAILDRRLAELSAEERANLDLELSPRATMIDYIKTAFPTQQMQVFASSDGSLRSEPMRDADGQLVQCQEAIAARDALIEDLCAMPPVPAALDALLAHFGTDQVAEVTGRSRRIVIGADGNQKLERRGGRANLSETQAFMDGRKPILVFSDAGGTGRSYHADLNSGTAAKRRIHFLLEPGWRADVAIQGLGRTHRTNQSVPPVFRPVTTDCKGERRFISTIARRLDSLGALTRGQRQTGGQNLFNPADNLESDYAREALTQWYHLLHGGKLASVKLDAFVGMTGLKLTDDNGVLLDKLPPIQRWLNRILALRIATQNAIFDEYMGLIQARVDAAREAGTLDVGVETIRAETVIALSERTLRADPVTGAETRLLRLELHLKPRVTSWKRLMQIWEGTREISYLYNSRSKRIALKVPSWSITDEEGRIVPMCQLVRPTGATRMQEIAMWASLWKEIDRDAFQARWEVETAEAEAQVDTEIVNVATGLLLPVWHKLPEDDVRVWRIDDGEGFSVLGRIIPPAGVVELESAFGLDGSIELTPAELRGSAQSGSQIAIPGLDGAKLTSALVNGTRRLEIRDYRPEDREHLKALGAFSEVIQYRTRLFVPLDRADEVLDAIMRRKVS